TCCAGGAAAATCATCCAAGTAAATATCATCAGAGCTCTCTTCATTAGCTTTTGATACCAATTTTTGCAGTTGGTTGCTTTTCGACAGTAGAGGGAACTGCAACTCTTAAAAGCTCAAAATTAGTAAACAACAAAGGGGGGAGCAAAAAGCTAGTTGTATCACCTAAAAACCACAAATTTGTAGTAGATGGGGGTGGTAATGCACACTAAATGCACATACTAGAATACAACACCCATCACTGCAACATTTTGATAACATAAGCTAGTTAACATTTGAAAAATGAATACTCCCAAATTATTACGAGCTACATTATGTTGTAACTCTGGTCacacaaatcataaaattagattaattgAGTAAAATGCAGCACAAaagtttaaatgataaaaaattataccttGTGGAGGTGAAACGTAACATCACCAACAGTAACAGTAACATCTGTAGCCAATTCAGATGACACATACCTACATGAGAATTAAAGTTGGTATGTAAGCTTGTAAAGGAAAGACTTTGCAAGGAAAACTAAATAGAGACACACAAAGCATCCCTGGTGTTCAAAATGTATTAGACTGTGTGTGTGCATAGTTAACCACATGCCATGTTTGAAACCTGTGTCAACTTATGATGGAAAAAGTGATTAGAGTTATGCCAGGAAGTAAGATCCTTCAGCCAAAATACTTTAATCAAAATGTGTGCTATTCATTCCAATCTTACACATTTTTCTGGGCATCAATCAAATAGCTGCCGAGGCCAAAATCTGATTGTATGTCCGAAGCAAAAGAGAATCCTGTTCTACATATTACATTTGTTGATTAGCCTGTTTTGAAGAAGAAATAGTGTTTCTTTCCAACTTCCTAAGAAAActcttgaaaaaaaatcaatcatttCCTTGGAAACAATCTCTGGGAAGAGAAGCAATTGCCTGTCACGCCCTCATTAACTtgcagagaagaaaaatgaatgcAAGACAATTTAGTCCCAGTTAATAGGCTTTTGGATAAACtttcaaattaatattgattaacCAAAGATGTCTCCTATCTGCACACATACATATACCACACGCATGCATAAAAGATGACATTTCATTGTCAAGCATGCTTTAGAACAGACAGAAAAGGACCAAACCTGGTTAAGCTACCTCTTTAAAACATTCCACCCTCAAGTGAAACTCTTTAACCTTATTATTATCGGGGAACGAGTCCTTATGCATGAATCCCACCCTAGCAAATTTTCTCAGGGTCCACTGGGACCTCATTTGGATTTTTTGCATctaccttttaatttttttcacacaaTAATGTCCACATGCACTTACAGAAGGTAACAAAACAATAATGAGTGCCCCACCCCAGGAACATGTCCTACAAAAACTAGCGAGGCAAAAGAAAACAGATACGGCGagtttattaatattgttttcttaaaaaagctTGTGTCCAGCCATAATTGAAGATGATGGCAACTCCACATCACTTTTACCATAGTTGGACCACAAGCTCGTGAAAAACAGCACAGTTCAAAAGGATGGACCACGATCTCTTTCTCCCACCCTTTTTGGttaccaaaaacaaaattagaatgtTAACACActagaaacaaaattagaatgTTAACATTATTcctaacaaaagaaaaaaagagtctaAACAGTCACAAAGTTATGCACTCTTATCCAATCACAGATCATCGTGTATGATAAATTGTTGACTTTTACAAGAACTGCCTTAAAAATTTGTATCAACCATGATTTCTGATTGGTTGACAGTGAAATTTTTCTCTGCATCAACATAGAAATTAAACAATTCTGACAATGGGATGTGTGGACAAATCTTGTTTTCAATTTGAAGTCAACAAATTTCTCAGTAGCGGCTGACTAAGCTTAAACAGTTAAATGCATGCGCGATGAAATGAAATGAAGGTGTTATTGAGGTTGAATGGTGAAGAGGGGGGTGCAAAATGCATGCAGGATCtaatcaagaaagaaaaagagaaggagtGAGCCTGCAAGATGAATACTGGCACTGACCTTATAGAGTTTCCATCAGCTTGAAGAGCATCAGGCTTGGAACCCAACTTCATAAACTTCATTTCTTTTTCGCTCTCTCCCAAAACAAAACGAAAGCAAATGTGATTCAGAGAAACACAGTGCAGAATGGAGTTGGAATCTCAAGTCAGGTTTGCATTGCAGGTAaggtaaaaaagaaagaaagaaaagaggtaGACAGGGTGGCACTGCCTCATCCTCAGGTCTGGTTGGACCCTTTTGTCCCTACTCTTTACTCTTTTTATCCACTTTATCCCTGCACATTCTATCCTTGTCCTGTAGTGTTTTTACCTTGGAGGACGATGATGATGCTATCTCTGTCGTCACACGTGCTGTTTTCCATTCTCTGATGACGTAATAACACaattctttcttcctcttctcttcacTCTTTCAAGTTGCAACAACCAAACCAAATACCACCATGCTTCTCAAACACTTCACAATAAAGCAAAAACAGTATAATTCTTTAGATTCATGAAAAGTTCATAACTTTTTAGGGTGTGTTCTTTTGTAGTGATGAAAAAGAGatgatttggaggagatgatttgaatggatttgagagtaattttttttgttgttttttttagtgaatttgtgggtaattgagaatAGATTTGAGaataaagtttatgagaattagtgtaggatttgattgatgtgataaatttaaaaaattagtttaattggtagaaatgaaagattatcaaaatacccctagttattaaagtaatataaaattataattattaatgttataattagtaaaagttgaaaaatttaattggtaaaaattgaaaattattaaaataaattattataatattatacataatattaaaatttactataaagaaagaaaaaaataaaaattaaattttaaaatttaattattattattattattatttaatgcaTGCAGGTTCgttgtttaaaattttggttcattatattcttaaaattcatcaaattttggaataaatatttttacttgaaATCAATCcaataagttatatttttagaagaggGCAAAGGtgaaatttcataataaatccTTTCAAATCTTTGCATATTACCGGGTGATAAAAAAAGTGCCTATCCTGCAAATCGTTGCAATTAATTACTCGCAATTCCCTCCAAACGAACACCATAATCTCGCAAATCATCTctcgtttttttcttttaacagtGCAATCCGCATAAGCGAACACACCCTTAACTATCATATTTCAAACAGTAACATAACAGGTGAAGATTTTAAGGTTAATTCCTTATCTAAGTATTGTTAGTATGTTTTAAAACTTGAACTTTAGAACACTCTAAATGTTTCtcttgttattattaatataactcacttttttttttctctttcttcttggATTTGTCTAAGACTCCAATGACTTCCAGTTTCAAGAGTACAACTCGGGACATGCCACTGTGCAAACATTGAATGTTTGCTGATATTTGTTTTCTAGGATAATGATCATGGTCACTTATATTCTActtttcaacaatttcaaataacttattttaaatatattttatttaaaataaaatcaatgaagcatttattttaaaatatgtaactaatatacactttaatttttatggtaaattcatacaaaaataacatgtgaaactaataattgatatttataattttaaattttaaaaaagatatttaacttttcttatATGTAAATTCTTTCTCTTTGTTTGTTGACATTCTAAACATTGAATAGGCACGAAGGAAGACAGTAGTGCGTATACACGTGTCAAATAGTAATGGGATGTAATTTATAAcatatgattaaaatttgaaagcaaaaatgtataaaatactTCACCTTTTCATCTCTACATGAATAGATTTCCAACATATCTTCTTTATACTGAAATACGTTAGATTATATATTAACGATGAATTGATAAGAAATGAAACAATAAACatgataaaagtatattttgttataatagaATTCAAATGTtcgatattatattaaaaaataaattttaaataacttaattttataaaattaatttggataatatatatatataaaatagtgatGAAAgatattcaataataataataattttgagttTTCGATTTGGCAAGTTAAATACAAAAGTAACGTAATGTTAAAggttaaataattcaaatactatataagtaaaaaaaatggtacAGTGAAttcgaattaaaaaaaaaaaaataatacaattgtGTGAGTCTGGTACGAGTTTCTGACCTTACATACGTGATCTCGAACACCcactgaaaatattattttaaaacattacaaatatattattttaaatttgtaaagtaattatattttaaaaataaagctaATATACCGTATCAATTGTAATTTTCAAACGGAAAGAGAGTATTGTAAGAAAGATTTATCCacctttaaaaattattaatattttttaaggattaaaacttaattatgatttttacaaaagaatataataaaacgaagttattctaaaaataggaaatcaaaattatatagtatttaaaatttcacaaaatcaaattttcacgTAAAACTTCATTTTCGAAAGTGACAATCTACCCTCAGCACTTAAGCATTTTAAAAACTTCACGATAAGtatattataatactattttagCGATATGTTTTAAGaaactaatttcatttaatgatattgaattattgagtttattttgaataatttaatgtaGGTAAACAgtaattatgataatttatttaataaaaaaaactagttaaccaaataaaaacttaaaattatatttatgatcaaatatttttttagtatatatacgtacttgtcttaaaaaatataacaaaaaaaaaaaactggtcAACTATTTCTAACCTGTTTTAGGGGAAAGGCTGATATCCTTCCGTACACCCTACATATTCACAACATTATAGTAATATAGTGAATAAAGGTATATCACATTTATGTGGTCATTAGCATccactttatatttaaataaataaaaataaataaatgtaagtgCAAACAAATATAACACATGCCACCCTAAATCATGGAAGGTGATGCATATAATttcttaaagtaatattttctgtatatgttttgatatttttatttgtgtacaTAAAATCGAGTGTTCAATGATGGGATGCATGCTATGTTTTTGTTCCTTTTGCCAACTTGTCGGTTTTTTTGTGCTGATttgatttcttcattttttattttcaatatttcttttgttaagattttcataaaaagataaataaaataaagaaaagacaaaattaaatatgcaatttcaatttccagACTGTAAAACCATGCCAACACACACCTAAGTGTCACCGGTTCAACTTtgtcttaaattattaattacgTCACTTACTATGTTAAAAACGATAATtggtaataattaaaaatattaaagagtgAATTAAAAAGAtctaattatgattttttttaggttgaaaagtaattcaaaaaaaattcaataagaagtttaatctaaaaatatttattccagGGGAAATCGTTACATCTGAAGAAATCAAATTTCTGAGGGAGCTGACGGTGaaagttttaatattgttttaaagattAATGAATGTTCATGCAAATTCTGAGATCTGATTCTGTAGTCTTGCGTATTAATGAAGAAGTTAGGTTAATTAATTCTTTCATAATTCCCATTATGCCCTCCTGTCCaaagagaaaatggaaaaaatatcaaaacgcGTTGGGTCAGATTCAACTAGAGCAACATCATATATAAGTAAATGCAGTAACTGTACCTAATTGTAACCGGAGAAAAACAGATTAGGCACCGAGTCCTCTCTCTGTGGTGGTCGTGACCACGCTTCTTCTTCAAGTCGAAGCGCGTGAAAAAGGATTCCAGATCTGGATCTCGAACGCCATGGCGTTTTGGAGATCTCTCGCCTTCTCTGCGGTTCTTCTGCTTCTGATCCACGCCTCTCACTGCTTCTACCTCCCTGGCGTCGCACCACAGGACTTCCAGAAGGTAACCTTTGATATCCCCCTAACACATCTATCGGTTATTTTCTCGCTTTTCGATCCGTGTTTAAATCTCGAAAAGCGAGATCTGAGTTTTATTGGATTTATATTGTGATCGATATTAGgttttttttcatgaaattgTTACTCTTTCTGTTGAAACTCGAAACAGGAGCTGGAAGTGTGTGGTAAGTAATATGGAATGCGAGAAGTTTTAGTTCGCTTCGATGAAGGACTTTCACTTCTTTACTTTGaatctttatttttagtgtGTGTATCTATTGCTAGATCAAAGGTGTGATTTCTATTATGTGCGGTTTATCCGTTTCAATTTGGTTATAATTGCAACGTTTGTTTTCGTTGATACATCAAGCTTACCATGTCTGTTTTAGTTTTCTACAGCTAATTAGAGATGGATGTTGGTTTAAAGGATTTTGGAGGATAAGATTTCTTTGTGGGTGTGAATTGATGCAGTACCTACCTTTTGCTTCTGTGCACCTCTTTGTATTGAGAAATTTATTTTCCGATATTTGGCAGTGATACTACTTGATGTTAACTGTTTGGCTTTACAGAAAAAGAATACCAATGTATGAAATATGCCTTTACCTCTAGGCCTACCCTCCTTCCAGTTTTATTTGAGGATTTCAGTTGTTTTTAATCACAAAAGAATATGTCATGAGATTGTTTTGCATAATTGAAGTTCTTTCTTATTATCACTTTGTTATCTTGTTACCAACTATAATAGTACTTATAAATGATGGAAAAGTTTATTTGACTGCTGTCGTGTATCCCCCTTTTAAAGAATTGCCTGTAATGAGCTTTCTGTCTTGCTTTTGAGGTGTATTTAGAATTCATTATGGATTTTCCTCTCAAGGCCTTAAATGATTTGTTACATCTTTATTTGCTGCAGGGAGATCAATTGCAAgtgaaagtaaataaattaacgTCAACAAAGACCCAGCTTCCATATTCATATTATTCACTTCCTTATTGCGCCCCAGAAAAAATACAGGACAGTGCAGAAAATCTTGGAGAAGTGCTTCGTGGTGACCGCATTGAAAATTCTCTTTATGCGGTGAGTTTTACCAGTTTAATCTTGACTGTTTAATTTTTGTGACAGTGACAATAAATGATTTCTTGGTGATATGTTTCAATTTAGGAAcaattaagtaattaaatacTGAATTTTCTGACCCATGTTCAGTTCAATTATCTGTTATGAGTAACCATTTATTGACTATTTGAGTGGTTAACTGGTTATTCATTTCCAAgctgatttttttcttttttaaacattaacGAGTTCTCTTAATTTTGTTATGGTTATGAACTGTTGTCTGATCCATTGATATTTTGCAGTTTAAAATGCGTGAGCCACAAATGTGCAATATTGTGTGTAATGTTAAACTTGATGCCAAAACTGCCAAGGAGTTCAAAGAAAAGATCAGTGACGAGTATAGGGTGAACATGTATGATATGccaataattgttttattattttcagcAAGTATTCTACTACAATTGTGATAGGTTTGTTTCTTACGGTAGCTCTGCCTTTCATGCACAGGATTCTTGATAACCTTCCCCTAGTTGTTCCCTTGAAACGAAATGATCAGGATTCTACTGTTTATCAGCTTGGTTTCCATGTTGGACTCAAAGGGCAGTACAGTGGGGTATGTTCACTATTTAAATAGCATTTTTACTATTGTTTAGAATGCCAATTAgcatttttgataattttgtctAAATGTGCAGAGCAAGGAGGAGAAGTATTTTATTCACAACCATTTGGCATTTACTGTCAAGTACCACAAAGACGTCCTAACTGAATCTGCTAGAATAGTGGGCTTTGAGGTTAAGCCATTCAGGTCATTCTTTTTGTGCTGTTTCCTTTTGAGTGGTTCATCCTGTTGTGGTATTTAGTAGTAACTTTTCTCAACTGGGTGTTGATCTACAGTGCTAAACATGAATACGAAGGTAAATGGGAAGGAAAAACAACTCGTTTAACAACCTGTGACCCTCATGCTAAAAGCACAGTTGTCAACTCCAACTCTCCCCAAGAGGTTGAAGAGGGCAAAGAAATTATCTTCACCTATGATGTTGAATTCCAGGTGAGTTATCGgagatgataaatttttaaatgtttacttCATGGTATAATGTGGTAATTGGCATGAGCCAAGAAGTTAGGGCATATGGTTTGAGTGGAGAAGCTGGTTTGTGGCTAGGAAGATCaaatgaaaagtttaaaatCCCCTTTCACCCATTGgcatgtttattatttttcacatcGTGATAAATCTTTGTCCTTCTAGTTGAGTTCTTCTTTAAAATCCTCCCTTTCTTATTATCTGCTATTAACTTTGGCTGGCATCTACAGGAGAGTGATGTGAAGTGGGCATCAAGATGGGATGCCTATTTGCTAATGAATGATGATCAAATCCACTGGTTCTCAATTGTTAACTCATTAATGATTGTTCTCTTCCTTTCGGGCATGGTGGCAATGATAATGCTGCGTACACTATACCGTGACATTGCAAAATATAACGAGCTTGAGACCCAAGAAGAAGCCCAGGAGGAGACTGGTTGGAAGCTTGTCCATGGTGATGTGTTTAGGCCCCCTACTAACTCAGATTTGCTGTGTGTTTATGTTGGAACTGGTGTTCAGTTTTTTGGCATGATGCTGGTAACTATGTTGTTTGCTGTCCTTGGATTTCTTTCACCTTCAAACCGAGGTGGGCTGATGACAGCCATGCTCTTGCTTTGGGTTTTCATGGGAATATTTGCCGGTTACTCATCAACTCGTTTGTACAAAATGTTCAAAGGATCGGAGTGGAAAAAAGTTGCCCTCAGAACTGCAACCATGTTCCCTGCCATTGTCTCtgccattttctttgttttaaatgCTCTCATATGGGGCCAAAAATCATCTGGAGCTGTGCCATTTGGTACAATGTTTGCTCTGATCTTTTTATGGTTTGGGATCTCGGTTCCACTTGTTTTTGTGGGTAGCTATGTCGGATTCAAGAAGCCTGCGATTGAGAATCCTGTGAAAACGAACAAGATCCCTAGGCAGATCCCTGAGCAGGCTTGGTACATGAACCCAGTTTTCTCAGTTTTGATTGGTGGAATACTCCCGTTTGGAGCTGTTttcattgagcttttcttcatcCTCACATCAATCTGGTTGAATCAGTTTTACTATATCTTTGGATTCCTCTTTTTGgtcttcatcatcctcatcgTGACTTGTGCGGAAATAACCATCGTGCTCTGCTACTTCCAGTTGTGTAGTGAGGATTACTTGTGGTGGTGGCGGTCATATCTTACCTCTGGTTCCTCTGCTCTTTACCTCTTTCTTTACGCAACTTTCTACTTCTTCACCAAGCTTGAAATCACAAAGTTGGTATCTGCGATATTTTACTTTGGGTACATGCTCATAGCTTCTTATGCATTTTTTGTGGTGACCGGTACAATCGGATTTTATGCATGCTTTTGGTTCACTAGGCTCATCTACTCCTCCGTCAAAATTGATTAGATATAGCAGTCAGCGGTTTGGACCAATCTACATACTTCTTAAAGAATGAAGAAAGTTTGTGTAAGGATTTTGATATTCAGATGATACTAGCATGTTCAGATGTAACctattttatatacaattttgaaCTGTGTCGACggtgatttttttgtttcagtATATTTTAATTGCCTTTGTCAAATTAGGATTCTCGTTTGAATACAGAAGGTTTTAGTTTGGTTAGACCGTCTTGTCAGTCTTATGTGGCAGATGTTATTATATTACTATAGCAGTTATCACAATAGAAGtgaaatattcaacttttctatttttgaataataatatcacttttaaaacaatGTGCTTTTTTGaacatatgatttttttaaaggaaGAAGTTTGTTGGTATTAACatagttttaaaaatcattgatatatatagtcgacaaattatttaagtatttttcattaaaaccaAATTAAGTCATAAATGAGCTATAAGCACTTGCTTCCGCCTAATTCTATTATAAATGCAtcataaaatttcttaattatgttattattttatcctttcatATATGTAAAAGGTGCAAAATAGGGTGAATAGATGATACATCACATTAATAATTTTGGGTTTGTAATAAATGTCTCTGACCCTAACTTATTTAATAGCCAAGTTTCTATGAAAATGATTTATAGACGACACTCGAATATATCTATAGACTCCCATGAGACAGTGGACacggaagagaaaaaaattaaaaatgtactaAAACTGCCAAAAAAAAGTAGAGAAATAAAATCAGTTATATATCATTACTCTAATTTCCTGTTAAAATTGGGagcaatttaataattttgggtttgtaataaatatttctgACCCTAACTTATATAATAGTAAATCGACGATAGTTTCTACGAAAATGATTTATAGACACCCGTATATCTATAGACTCCCATGAGTCGGTGAACATGGaagggaaaaaaataattaagaatgtactaaAACTGGCAAAAAGAAGTAGAGAGAAATAAAATGTCAGTTATATATCATTACTCTAATTTCCTGTTAAAATTGGGAGCAATTAAGTGACAGCGTCAATGCTGAGAATGCATTCCAGGTTCCAGAATCATCGCTCATTAATGAGTTTTCTTTACCGTTGTTTTAACCGTTAAAAGGGCCACATAGTATCAGAAGACTCAGTACAGTGGCCCCCACATGCTCTGCTATGCTATGCTATCTTCTAACACTCAACGGCTagtttctctcttcttcttcactttaaATACAACACTCCTCTCACTACTGCATACCCCCACTCGTGCTTCTGAGAGTAAGAAAGGTAAAATCTCTTCGGTTCTCAAAAAGGAAAAGACCATGGCTAGTTCCTCAAGAGCCGTCTCTGCTTcccttttgttctttttccttcttcttggATCCTCAGCAGCTAAGGAACTATTAGTTGGAGGCAAGATTGATGCTTGGAAGATTCCATCTTCAGAAGTAGATTCTCTCAATCAATGGGCTGAAAAGTCTCGTTTCAGAGTTGGCGACTATCTGGGTAACTTCCCATAAGCACAATCATTTAGATAAGATGTGTTGTAGGTCTTCAATTTGGTTAAAATTGATATTCActtgaatttgatgattttggtCATTATGATTTAGTTCCTCATCTTAGTGTCCTTAAGTAGAACAACGATGTATCAATTTCACagttctttt
This DNA window, taken from Vigna radiata var. radiata cultivar VC1973A chromosome 5, Vradiata_ver6, whole genome shotgun sequence, encodes the following:
- the LOC106762291 gene encoding transmembrane 9 superfamily member 8 encodes the protein MAFWRSLAFSAVLLLLIHASHCFYLPGVAPQDFQKGDQLQVKVNKLTSTKTQLPYSYYSLPYCAPEKIQDSAENLGEVLRGDRIENSLYAFKMREPQMCNIVCNVKLDAKTAKEFKEKISDEYRVNMILDNLPLVVPLKRNDQDSTVYQLGFHVGLKGQYSGSKEEKYFIHNHLAFTVKYHKDVLTESARIVGFEVKPFSAKHEYEGKWEGKTTRLTTCDPHAKSTVVNSNSPQEVEEGKEIIFTYDVEFQESDVKWASRWDAYLLMNDDQIHWFSIVNSLMIVLFLSGMVAMIMLRTLYRDIAKYNELETQEEAQEETGWKLVHGDVFRPPTNSDLLCVYVGTGVQFFGMMLVTMLFAVLGFLSPSNRGGLMTAMLLLWVFMGIFAGYSSTRLYKMFKGSEWKKVALRTATMFPAIVSAIFFVLNALIWGQKSSGAVPFGTMFALIFLWFGISVPLVFVGSYVGFKKPAIENPVKTNKIPRQIPEQAWYMNPVFSVLIGGILPFGAVFIELFFILTSIWLNQFYYIFGFLFLVFIILIVTCAEITIVLCYFQLCSEDYLWWWRSYLTSGSSALYLFLYATFYFFTKLEITKLVSAIFYFGYMLIASYAFFVVTGTIGFYACFWFTRLIYSSVKID